CCCGGCGCTCGCCACCGGCAACACGGTGGTGCTCAAGCCCGCCGAGACGACCCCGCTCTCCGCCCTGTTCTTCGCGGACATCTGCCGCCAGGCGGGCCTGCCCAAGGGCGTCGTCAACATCCTCACCGGCTACGGCGACGCGGGCTCCGCGCTCGTCGCGCACCCGGACGTGAACAAGGTCGCCTTCACCGGGTCGACCGCCGTGGGCAAGGACATCGCCCGCAGGATCGCGGGCACGGACAAGCGGGCCACCCTCGAACTGGGCGGCAAGGGCGCCAACATCGTCTTCGACGACGCGCCGGTCGACCAGGCCGTCGAGGGCATCGTCACCGGCATCTTCTTCAACCAGGGCCAGGTCTGCTGCGCCGGCTCGCGCCTCCTCGTCCAGGAGTCCGTGCACGACGAGGTGCTGGACGCCCTGAAGCGCCGGCTGACCACGCTGCGCCTCGGCGACCCGCTGGACAAGAACACCGACATCGGCGCGATCAACTCCGCCCAGCAGCTCGCCCGGATCACCGCGCTCGCCGAGACCGGCGAGGCGGAGGGCGCGGAACGCTGGACGGCGCCCTGCGAACTCCCCTCCTCGGGCTACTGGTTCGCCCCGACCCTGTTCACCGGGGTCAGCCAGGCGCACACGATCGCCCGGGACGAGATCTTCGGCCCGGTGCTGTCGGTGCTGACCTTCCGTACGCCGGACGAGGCCGTCGCCAAGGCCAACAACAGCCAGTACGGCCTGTCGGCGGGCATCTGGACCGAGAAGGGCTCCCGCATCCTCGCGGTGGCGGGCAAGCTGCGCGCCGGTGTGGTGTGGGCCAACACGTTCAACAAGTTCGACCCGACCTCGCCGTTCGGCGGTTACAAGGAGTCGGGCCACGGCCGCGAGGGCGGCCGCCACGGTCTGGAGGCCTACCTCGATGTCTGACAGCCGACTGACCGTCTTCAAGACCTACAAGCTGTACGTCGGGGGCAAGTTCCCCCGCTCCGAGAGCGGCCGGGTGTACAAGGTGTCGGATCCCGAGGGCAAGTGGCTGGCCAACGTCCCGCAGTCCTCCCGCAAGGACGCCCGGGACGCCGTCGTGGCGGCCCGGAAGGCCTTCGGCGGGTGGTCGGGCGCGACCGCGTACAACCGGGGCCAGATCCTCTACCGCGTGGCGGAGATGCTGGAGGGCCGCCGGGAGCAGTTCGCCCGGGAGGTCGCGGACGCCGAGGGGCTGGCGGAGTCCGAGGCGGAAGCCGTGGTGGACGCGGCGGTCGACCGCTGGGTCTGGTACGCGGGCTGGACCGACAAGATCGGCCAGGTCGTGGGCGGGGCGAACCCGGTCGCGGGCCCGTTCTTCAACCTCTCCACCCCCGAACCCACCGGTGTGGTCGCGGTGCTGGCCCCGCAGGAGTCCTCCCTGCTGGGCCTGGTGTCGGTGATCGCCCCGGTGATCGCCACCGGCAACACGGCGGTCGTCGTCGCCTCGGCCGCCCGGCCGCTGCCCGCGCTCTCGCTGGGTGAGGTGCTGGCCACCTCGGACCTGCCGGGCGGCGTGGTCAACATCCTCTCCGGGCGCACGGCGGAGCTGGCCGCCCCGCTCGCCTCCCACCAGGACGTCAACGCCATCGACCTCACGGGGGCGGCGGGTGACGCCGCGTCCGCGAAGGAGCTGGAAGCCGCCGCGGCGGACAACCTGAAGCGCGTCCGGCGCCCCCGGCCCGCGAACGGGGGCGGCGACGGCGAGGACTGGACGGCCGACCCCGGTACGCACCGGCTGACGGCCTTCCTGGAGACCAAGACGGTCTGGCACCCGACGGGCGCGCTGGGCGCCGCCGGGTCCTCGTACTGACGAAGCCGCCGGGCCGCCGCCCCCGCCGGACGGGGGACGGCGGCCCGGGGGTCCGCGGCCGGGCGGTCAGCCGGTGACCAGGTCGGCGGCCTGTCCCACCAGGGGCAGGTCACCGAGCGCCGCACCGCTGGTCAGCGGGTCGGTGACCAGCGCGGTGGTGACCGGCTTGAAGTCGGCGACCTGGGCGCCCACCGCGTTGTCCAGCGGGTCCACCCCGGTCCCGGCGAGCGGGTCGAGCTGGAGGTCGGTGACGGGCGCGACGGCGCCCGCCAGTCCGTACCCCAGGGCGCTGGTCACCGCGGGAGCGGCGGCGTCACCGACCGCCGAGAGGGTGCTGTCGGCGGTGTCCGAGCCGGTGGCCGGGACAGCGGGCAGCGACGCCGCCTGGGCCGCGCCTCCCGCACCGAGCGCCGCGCCCAGGGCGGTGAGGGTCAGGCCGGCGCGGAGCAGACCGCGACGCCGGGGCTTGGACAGTGCATGACGTGCCATGGTTTCCCACCTGATCGTGCTGGTCGTGTAATCGTCCGTGCGCGCAGAGTAGTTGACGTGTGACGCTGGATACCAACAGCACCTCCGGGGGATCCCCTGCGCGGGTCATGCCTCACACTGCTGTTCTGTGAGTTCCCAACCGATCCCCACTCGCGTCGTCCTGCTCACCGGCCCCTCCGGCTCGGGCAAGTCGTCCCTCGCGGCCCGCACCGGGCTCCCGGTGCTGCGTCTGGACGACTTCTACAAGGAGGGCAACGATCCGACCCTCCCGCAGGTCACCGGCAGCACCGACATCGACTGGGACTCGGTACGGTCCTGGGACGCGGACGCCGCCGTCGCGGCGATCTCCGAACTGTGCCGGAGCGGCCGCACGGACGTCCCGCTCTACGACATCGCGACGAGCTCCCGCACCGGCCACGAGATCCTCGACATCGAGCGCACCCCGCTGTTCGTGGCCGAGGGCATCTTCGCGGCGGACATCGTGGCCCGCTGCCAGCGGCTCGGCCTGCTCGCGGACGCCCTGTGCCTGCGCGGCCGCCCCTCGACGACCTTCCGCCGCCGGCTGCTGCGCGACCTGCGCGAGGGCCGCAAGTCGATACCCTTCCTGCTCCGCCGCGGCTGGCGCCTGATGCGCGCCGAACGCCGCATCGTGGCCCGCCAGACGGCCCTGGGGGCCCACCCCTGCGGCAAGGAGGAGGCCCTGGGCCGGCTCGCCGCCGCGGCGGCGGGCCGCTGCCGCCGGGCGCCGGTGGAAGCGCCCGCCCCGGAGTGGAGCGGCCACGCGCCGTGAGCGGCCGCCCGGCCCCGGTCCCCGGAACGGCGAACGGGGCCCGACGAGACCCCCCGGCCCGTCCGGCCCCGCTGCGCTCTCCCCCGTGCCGCCGCCTCCCCCGAAGCGGCGGCCCGTTCCTCCCCCGTGTCCCCGTTCCCCCGTACGCCTTCAGGCCACCAGCTCGCCGAAGGACTCCTCCTGGTCACGGCCGAAGCTGAGGACCTCGTCCTCACGCAGCCGGCGGAGCGACCGCCAGATGCTGGACTTCACCGTGCCCACACTGATGCCGAGGATGGACGCGATCTCCGGGTCCGTGCGGCCCTCGTAGTAGCGCAGGACCAGCATGGTGCGCTGGGGTTCGGGCAGCCGGGCGAGCGCCTGCCAGAGGACCGCCCGCAGTTCCGTGCCGCGCATCGCGTCCGTGTCGCCCACCGTCTCCGGGAGCTCCTCGGTCGGGTACTCGTTGAGCTTGCGCCTGCGCCAGGCGCTGATGTGCAGGTTCGTCATGGTGCGGCGGAGGTATCCGCCGACCGCCGCCTTGTCCGTGATCCTGTCCCATGCCCGGTACGTCGAGAAGAGGGCGCTCTGCAGCAGGTCCTCGGCCTCGAACCGGTCACCGGTCAGGTGGTAGGCGGTCGCGTACAGGGAGGCGCGGCGCTCCTGGACGTACGCCGTGAACGCCTCTTCGGCGTCCTCGGCGCGCGCCAGGGGCCTCCGCTCCCCCGAGCCCTCCCCGCACGCGTTTCCCCCGTGGGCCGCGCTTCCGGCGCGGCCCCCGTTCCCCCCCGTGGACACGTCGACCATCGTCAGGTGCGACGCGTGCTGGCGCCCGGTGCCGCGGAAGCACCCCCGCCCTCCCTGGGCACCGGACTTCTCCTGGCTCCGGCCGGCGTCGTGGAGGCGCGTGGCAACCGCGCTCGAGGTGGTGCCGTGCAGTGCGTTCATCCCGCGCCCCCCATCGGTGGAGTCCGTCGTCCGTGCTGTGACCACCAGCTTGCCGAGGCGATTTCATGGCCCTGTCCTCCGACTGTCACAGGCCTGTCACAGGGCACTTCGGGCTCACGCGCGGCCGGCCGCGGCTCCCGGGGAACGGCCGATGTGGGGAGCACTGTCGAACTGTGGCACCCCCATGGGCCAGAATGGCCTGCGTGCCTTTCCTGTTGCTGATCGAGGACGACGACGCCATCCGCACGGCCCTCGAACTCTCGCTGTCACGCCAGGGCCACCGTGTGGCCACCGCGGCGACGGGAGAGGACGGCCTGGAGCTGCTCCGGGAGCAGCGGCCCGACCTGGTCGTGCTGGACGTGATGCTGCCCGGGATCGACGGCTTCGAGGTCTGCCGCCGCATCCGGCGCACCGACCAGCTGCCGATCATCCTGCTGACCGCGCGCAGTGACGACATCGACGTGGTGGTGGGGCTGGAGTCCGGCGCCGACGACTACGTGGTGAAGCCCGTGCAGGGCCGGGTGCTGGACGCCCGTATCCGGGCGGTGCTGCGCCGCGGTGAGCGTGAGTCCACCGATTCGGCGACCTTCGGCAGTGTGGTCATCGACCGTTCGGCGATGACCGTCACGAAGAACGGCGAGGACCTCCAGCTCACGCCGACGGAGCTGCGCCTCCTGCTCGAACTGAGCCGCAGGCCCGGCCAGGCGCTGTCCCGGCAGCAGTTGCTGCGGCTGGTGTGGGAGCACGACTACCTGGGCGACTCCCGGCTGGTGGACGCCTGCGTCCAGCGGCTGCGGGCGAAGGTGGAGGACGTGCCGTCCTCGCCGACGCTGATCCGTACCGTGCGCGGTGTGGGTTACCGGCTGGACTCGCCTCAGTGAGCGGTCCGGACGGTCCCGCGAGGCGTTCGGTACTCGCGGGTCTCCGCTGGACGAGCCTGCGGGTCCGTGTGCTGATCGTGTTCGCCCTGGTGGCCCTGGTGGCCGCGGTGTCCGCGTCGGGCATCGCCTACTGGCTCAACCGTGAGGCCGTGCTGACCCGCACGCAGGACGCGGCGCTCGGTGACTTCCGCCGCCAGATGCAGAACGGGGCGGCCTCCCTCCCGATGGAGCCGACGGGCCCCGAACTGCGGTCCGCCGCGGAGCGGATGGCGGACAGCAGTCCCGGTTACCACGTGCTGCTGACCGGCACCCATGACGGCAAGCCGGTCGTCGCCTCGTCCGACCTGGACGCGTTCACCAAGCTGGACGTGCCCGAGTCGCTGCAGAAGCAGGTGAACAAGAAGCAGCCGCTGAAGAACGGCAACTCCCACGAGTACCACCTGTTCTGGCAGCGTACGACCATCCGCGGCACGCCCTACCTGGTGGCCGGCACGAAGATCATCGGTGGGGGCCCGGCCGGGTACATGCTGAAGTCCCTCGACCAGGAGCGTGAGGACCTGAACTCGCTGGCCTGGTCCCTCGGGGTCGCGACGGCGCTCGCCCTGATCGGTTCGGCACTGCTCGCGCAGGGCGCCGCGACGACCGTGCTGCGGCCGGTCCAGCGGCTGGGCGACGCCGCCCGGAAGCTGGGCGAGGGCAAGCTGGACACCCGTCTCGTGGTCTCCGGGACCGACGAACTGGCCGATCTCTCCCGTACGTTCAACAGGGCGGCCGGATCGCTGGAGAAGCAGGTCGCGGACATGAGTGCCCGTGAGGAGTCCAGCCGCCGGTTCGTCGCCGACATGTCGCACGAGCTGCGCACCCCGCTGACGGCGATCACCGCGGTCGCGGAGGTGCTGGAGGACGAGGCGGACAACCTGGACCCGATGATCGCCCCGGCCGTGCATCTGGTGGTCAGCGAGACCCGGCGGCTGAACGACCTGGTCGAGAACCTCATGGAGGTCACCCGTTTCGACGCGGGTACGGCCCGGCTGGTCCTGGACACGGTGGACGTCGCGGACCAGGTGACCGCCTGTATCGACGCCCGCGCCTGGCTGGACGCGGTCGATCTGGACGCCGAGCGCGGTCTGATGGCCCGGCTCGATCCGCGCCGGCTGGACGTCATCCTGGCCAACCTGATCGGCAACGCGCTCAAGCACGGCGGCTCGCCGGTCCGGGTGGCCGTGCGGGCCGACGAGGACGAGCTGACCATCGAGGTGCGCGACCACGGACCGGGCATCCCCGAAGAGGTCCTGCCGCACGTCTTCGACCGCTTCTACAAGGCGAGTGCCTCCCGGCCGCGCTCCGAGGGCAGCGGACTGGGCCTGTCCATCGCGGTGGAGAACGCCCACATCCACGGGGGTGACATCACGGCGCACAACTCGCCGGACGGCAGGGGCGCGGTGTTCGTCCTGCGGCTGCCGCGGGACGCGGAGCGGCTCGCCGGGGGCGCGGAGCGGGCGGGCGGGGAGCAGGCGGGCGGGGACCGCGGGGCGCACGGGAAGGACGGCGCGAAGTGATACGCGGCGAGCGTCCGTACGGCGGGCGCGGCGGCCGGGCCGCCGCCGTACTGGCCGCGGTGGCGGCCACGGCGGCGCTGGCCGCCGGGTGCGGGATCCGCAGTACCACCGTGCCGGTCGACGCGGGTCCCGCGCCGTCCCGGGTGCCGTGCCGGACCACGGACGCGGATGCCCCGGCCGACGCCGGCACCCCGACGGTGCGTATCTATCTGGTGTGCGCGTCGCAGCTGGTGACCGTGGACCGTGCGGTGGAGGCCGGCGAACCGGGGACCGGCCGGGTCGATGTGGCGCGGTCGCTCCTGACCCAGCTGCAGCAGTCGCCGTCCGCCGACGAGCGGCACGCGGGCCTCGCCACCCTCGTACCGGCGGGGCTGCGGGTCGGTGAGGCCCGCTCGGGCGACCCGCGGCGCAGCCTGCGCCTGAGCGAGCAGCCGGAGGACCTGTCGGCCGAGGCGCTGGCCCAGCTGGTGTGCACCTACGCGGAGAGCGAGGCGGTGGGGTCGGGGCACTCGGTGCTGCTCGGCGGCCCCGGTGACTACGCCCCGCGCGACTACCTGTGCACGTCGGCGACGAAGCGGCGGCCGACGGAGGTGCCCACCCTGCGGGCCACGCCGTGACGTCCCTCCCTCTCCGGGGTGCGGGAGAGGACGCGGCCCCGGGGCCGTGCCGTGTGCGTGCCCCTGTACCGCCGGGCGGGACCGCGCCGTAGTCTTGCCCCCCGTGCCCCCTGCGATCCCGCCGTCCCGGCCCCGTGCCGGTCGTCACAGCCCCGTCGGCCGACGGTGCGGAACCGATCCTGCCGGTCGCGGCGTCTTCGT
This DNA window, taken from Streptomyces nitrosporeus, encodes the following:
- the afsQ1 gene encoding two-component system response regulator AfsQ1, whose translation is MPFLLLIEDDDAIRTALELSLSRQGHRVATAATGEDGLELLREQRPDLVVLDVMLPGIDGFEVCRRIRRTDQLPIILLTARSDDIDVVVGLESGADDYVVKPVQGRVLDARIRAVLRRGERESTDSATFGSVVIDRSAMTVTKNGEDLQLTPTELRLLLELSRRPGQALSRQQLLRLVWEHDYLGDSRLVDACVQRLRAKVEDVPSSPTLIRTVRGVGYRLDSPQ
- a CDS encoding uridine kinase, encoding MSSQPIPTRVVLLTGPSGSGKSSLAARTGLPVLRLDDFYKEGNDPTLPQVTGSTDIDWDSVRSWDADAAVAAISELCRSGRTDVPLYDIATSSRTGHEILDIERTPLFVAEGIFAADIVARCQRLGLLADALCLRGRPSTTFRRRLLRDLREGRKSIPFLLRRGWRLMRAERRIVARQTALGAHPCGKEEALGRLAAAAAGRCRRAPVEAPAPEWSGHAP
- a CDS encoding aldehyde dehydrogenase family protein is translated as MSDSRLTVFKTYKLYVGGKFPRSESGRVYKVSDPEGKWLANVPQSSRKDARDAVVAARKAFGGWSGATAYNRGQILYRVAEMLEGRREQFAREVADAEGLAESEAEAVVDAAVDRWVWYAGWTDKIGQVVGGANPVAGPFFNLSTPEPTGVVAVLAPQESSLLGLVSVIAPVIATGNTAVVVASAARPLPALSLGEVLATSDLPGGVVNILSGRTAELAAPLASHQDVNAIDLTGAAGDAASAKELEAAAADNLKRVRRPRPANGGGDGEDWTADPGTHRLTAFLETKTVWHPTGALGAAGSSY
- a CDS encoding sensor histidine kinase, with amino-acid sequence MSGPDGPARRSVLAGLRWTSLRVRVLIVFALVALVAAVSASGIAYWLNREAVLTRTQDAALGDFRRQMQNGAASLPMEPTGPELRSAAERMADSSPGYHVLLTGTHDGKPVVASSDLDAFTKLDVPESLQKQVNKKQPLKNGNSHEYHLFWQRTTIRGTPYLVAGTKIIGGGPAGYMLKSLDQEREDLNSLAWSLGVATALALIGSALLAQGAATTVLRPVQRLGDAARKLGEGKLDTRLVVSGTDELADLSRTFNRAAGSLEKQVADMSAREESSRRFVADMSHELRTPLTAITAVAEVLEDEADNLDPMIAPAVHLVVSETRRLNDLVENLMEVTRFDAGTARLVLDTVDVADQVTACIDARAWLDAVDLDAERGLMARLDPRRLDVILANLIGNALKHGGSPVRVAVRADEDELTIEVRDHGPGIPEEVLPHVFDRFYKASASRPRSEGSGLGLSIAVENAHIHGGDITAHNSPDGRGAVFVLRLPRDAERLAGGAERAGGEQAGGDRGAHGKDGAK
- a CDS encoding aldehyde dehydrogenase family protein, whose product is MAFAFDYAPAPESRSVVDIAPSYGLFIDGEFTEAADGKVFKTLSPSTEEVLSEVAQAGAEDVDRAVRAARKAFGKWSALPGTERAKYLFRIARIIQERSRELAVLETLDNGKPIRETRDADLPLVAAHFFYYAGWADKLGHAGYGPDPRPLGVAGQIIPWNFPLLMLAWKIAPALATGNTVVLKPAETTPLSALFFADICRQAGLPKGVVNILTGYGDAGSALVAHPDVNKVAFTGSTAVGKDIARRIAGTDKRATLELGGKGANIVFDDAPVDQAVEGIVTGIFFNQGQVCCAGSRLLVQESVHDEVLDALKRRLTTLRLGDPLDKNTDIGAINSAQQLARITALAETGEAEGAERWTAPCELPSSGYWFAPTLFTGVSQAHTIARDEIFGPVLSVLTFRTPDEAVAKANNSQYGLSAGIWTEKGSRILAVAGKLRAGVVWANTFNKFDPTSPFGGYKESGHGREGGRHGLEAYLDV
- a CDS encoding SigE family RNA polymerase sigma factor; translated protein: MNALHGTTSSAVATRLHDAGRSQEKSGAQGGRGCFRGTGRQHASHLTMVDVSTGGNGGRAGSAAHGGNACGEGSGERRPLARAEDAEEAFTAYVQERRASLYATAYHLTGDRFEAEDLLQSALFSTYRAWDRITDKAAVGGYLRRTMTNLHISAWRRRKLNEYPTEELPETVGDTDAMRGTELRAVLWQALARLPEPQRTMLVLRYYEGRTDPEIASILGISVGTVKSSIWRSLRRLREDEVLSFGRDQEESFGELVA